The following proteins are encoded in a genomic region of Drosophila miranda strain MSH22 chromosome 4, D.miranda_PacBio2.1, whole genome shotgun sequence:
- the LOC108162455 gene encoding piezo-type mechanosensitive ion channel component isoform X8, whose translation MAFSYACMVLQRVVVPAVLVLASLMRPVGISFVYLLMFFMSPFVPLATRRNFKGSVNAFFIILLSLSTLVLLGHIALQIVAVSTALPIYNCSFSERLLRHIGFVSFIDLKPLAIIEWLAPEVLVFATSLGSYLTVKRLAVQPVNAEQLENGELIEAQSGDHAQSTQPPCPTDANGGDVQQATATTPLQQQQQQLRKRVSMISQHIHFEGLIKISPLFCLATLFFAAALRPSVPGGFYFLIFLLAGTYWATCQTLQRGFALLLRCVMVVLVLHSLSIVSYQTPWMQGHLNHTSLTARLIGLEPLIESYCSPDIRVLLYNNTLYLDSYLNPFALFFAYFALALTTKHLIKPRVSLRRDQRAALNEPTETTPLVRQSTRKGRPAQPLDSGSSVAMGGTQRGNEIPLDSLEQRSEQENTTTSILDQISYGFVSVGGFIYQNSYIFTNILMMAWSIVYHSWLTFVLLLWANVLWMIPNQRKAMMRSSPFIVLYAEVLLVAQYIYGMDLNNNELPTKVTVSLKYPIRMISYRMIYLQTAGINLQQIGFERPIENHMRPCVPLIVKTAFVLMFWVTSRQFFKEKRDRRRDTMADIIAPLQITVGSAGSSYLINDGKKTSKFLKKAGDVIKNLLVRLWIWLLVLVIFLCAITGENMTGFRICYMALFLFFLLVFQSSSKAWVKIMYGFWLFLIFYAMSILILIYTYQFDKFDTYWNDYLNVSKTLQNDIGLKRYQTKDLFLHLVSPTIIVILTVIQVHYFHKRFIASLQQQPAAGAAGAGASAQQKPTETTALEAAPSKRRGSAGSLRRSQGPSGEAAPGGATTDFETSVRDLVRISFRKIKNKSEYIFKNFKDVFWRFLELHIMKAVYIAAFVCSVSEVCVLHIVFVGFCVLGATSRKAIQVIISRVISFIVTIIVLSKMIYQIEYLSHTQYTVFCSDNRTANNAEWVGLTKAEKLEGGLMSLLRTYIIYMVTVTMHAVITLRQLQMRVKIGAVNAPPTKLLFPNIIRADAEKDLVGLVKYLLNYAFYKFGIEISLIALVSTITYRQDIVAVVYALWLVVLLLLRRSQCAKIWGVFQAFFAISILTQYIILVGLPPSSCLVYPWDEGAFGESIQRWTMLPGALHFNHVPKLIFDFIVLVILNRQKSIFCIEQRYASNDDYPGGSNRSVISDIAQLGRTPFDNPTHDFCSYIRNYSDILKNGVLCGFYWFTLAVVFLAGTNIADLLALGYLIGAFVFLWQGSDFYLRPINTIISRWKWLLAFNVANILIKTSFQMAGCLFMTPLTTHCCWLVHMLGITCTSNVLKEQLMLTEETDLILAPGECPKITHQVVLLWDTICFAFIIFQLRIFKSHYFCHIITDTKANNILASRGADIIEGLRQNQIAHRHGHEKQVLLKIKRKMERIRATQQKMLRPLDKQTHFDEHGYPLPAPTVRRRKEIKLHPHATRAGDYYMFEEMDDKFELDLIHDEIDFLEEENMTESEMKMQRRKTLYDHLFLCIPLQKSKDAPGADFPSTSKGISKERDEASTEIPAAPTRDVADLPVIPPPPTSLGREATYKETSESKSKMEVDSGEVTAKDSDEDFDTNPIIRLLEGFLVTLTIRLNRFSRNYRYVNRILAGEKKTLKESSSLNRLGLSSAAAMFHFLKSNLESNESGGEQPASSSTPRRLLAPAIVTPPTATEHTTTSTPLNTNTTTTPLSPQDPPTPPTTSTPVQQNQPQNQPQHSRLSAVDDIIELPVDTVDAAISRKQSINSSPPAKGTMLSRKSDCGLPEIRIKAPSIERGAHYYNHHSAGGGGGSGSLSKHWSYEQVDSAGDFNLEEENFAQRDHHIIVEVLISSWYALLANTDLICYIVVFINQVVNASLISLPLPIMVFLWGTLSLPRPTKTFWVTLIAYTQAIVLIKCIFQFKLIWANYHNLPNQPLTAAKIFGVEMKTHYAVYDLMLLLVLFLHRYLLKSQGLWKSGYKDTDQQFAKPTASMYANSDDRDDSDNLSQPDSRQLNDDVAQKLSLQVSQASLPGSPEYSKSGINQLERTKYTSSLHKFFFSLVHKSRLATDVYALMFLCDFINFFVLLFGFTAFGTQQTESDEGVQTYLAENKVPIPFLIMLLVQFLLIVIDRALYLRKALVNKIIFHFFSVIGIHIWMFFVVPAVTERTFNSLAPPIIFYVIKCFYMLLSSYQIKSGYPKRILGNFFTKGFSMVNMIAFKVYMQIPFLYELRTILDWVCIDSTMTIFDWLKMEDIFSNIYLIRCTRQSETDFPAMRAQKKASISKLIMGGTIVLLIVICIWGPLCLFALGNAVGTSNVPFQVSLSIRIGPYDPIYTTNNYDSIFEIDPTMYSQMTNAYIKDKQALTFITGYDATDVAAVKLAGNSPSLWNIAPPDRQRLLNDLRNNHTLKARFSYTLTRKAPAKGLKEIVGDEHAISLDETFEGRAALINMLNETHDLEPTGNDTSTNGTSSFEEVVVLPAMIPKFIKVLNSGDAAVVTVLSPKNEEYRPLVIKMHRDKETNGLWWEIRDFCNDTFYNTTLKEFAYSNCTSGIVMYTFNDKKFPSTFSFLTAGGIIGLYTTFVLLASRFMKSFIGGQNRKIMFEDLPYVDRVLQLCLDIYLVREALEFALEEDLFAKLLFLYRSPETLIKWTRPKEEYVDDDADTDSMSVRRSEQLQQHQQHQQQQ comes from the exons ATGGCCTTCAGCTATGCGTGCATGGTGCTGCAGCGCGTCGTCGTTCCGGCTGTGCTGGTTCTGG CTTCGCTGATGCGACCGGTGGGCATATCATTTGTGTACCTTCTAATGTTCTTCATGTCACCGTTTGTGCCCCTCGCCACGCGACGCAACTTCAAGGGATCAGTCAACGCCTTCTTCATCATTCTGCTGTCGCTGAGCACCCTAGTCCTGCTGGGGCACATCGCCCTCCAGATAGTGGCCGTCAGCACAGCGCTGCCCATCTACAACTGCTCCTTCAGCGAGCGCCTGCTTAGGCACATTGGCTTCGTGAGCTTCATCGATCTAAA GCCCCTGGCCATCATTGAGTGGCTAGCCCCGGAGGTCCTGGTGTTTGCCACCTCTCTTGGCTCCTACCTCACCGTGAAGCGACTGGCCGTACAGCCCGTCAACGCTGAGCAGCTGGAGAACGGCGAGCTGATCGAGGCCCAGTCCGGGGACCACGCCCAGTCGACTCAGCCCCCCTGCCCCACAGATGCCAATGGCGGAGATGTGCAGCAGGCCACGGCAACGACGccactgcagcagcaacagcagcagctgcggAAGCGGGTCTCCATGATCAGTCAGCATATCCACTTCGAGGGATTGATCAAGATCT CGCCTCTCTTCTGCCTTGCCACACTGTTCTTTGCGGCCGCGCTGCGTCCCTCGGTGCCGGGTGGATTCTATTTTCTCATCTTCCTGCTGGCCGGCACTTACTGGGCAACCTGCCAGACGCTGCAACG TGGCTTCGCCTTGCTGTTGCGCTGCGTAATGGTCGTCCTTGTGCTCCACTCGCTGTCCATTGTGTCCTACCAGACGCCCTGGATGCAGGGCCACCTCAATCACACCAGCCTGACGGCGCG TCTAATTGGTCTGGAGCCGCTCATTGAATCCTACTGCTCGCCGGATATACGAGTCCTTCTGTACAATAATACCCTGTATCTGGACTCGTATCTGAACCCGTTTGCCCTGTTCTTTGCCTACTTCGCTTTGGCTCTGACCACCAAGCATCTGATCAAGCCCAGG GTTTCTCTGCGCCGTGATCAGCGCGCAGCGTTGAATGAACCGACTGAGACGACGCCT CTGGTGCGTCAGAGTACTCGGAAGGGGCGCCCAGCCCAGCCCCTGGATAGCGGATCTTCGGTGGCAATGGGCGGCACTCAACGCGGCAATGAAATACCGCTGGACTCGCTGGAGCAGCGATCGGAGCAAGAGAACACGACCACCTCGATATTGGATCAGATATCGTATGGCTTTGTCAGTGTGGGTGGCTTCATCTACCAGAACAGCTATATATTCACCAATATTCTAATGATG GCCTGGTCCATAGTATACCACAGTTGGCTGACGTTCGTCCTCCTGCTGTGGGCCAATGTGCTGTGGATGATCCCCAACCAGCGGAAGGCGATGATGCGGTCCAGTCCGTTCATCGTGCTCTACGCGGAGGTGCTGCTGGTGGCCCAGTACATATACGGCATGGACCTGAACAACAACGAGCTTCCCACGAAGGTCACCGTAAGTTTAAAGTATCCAATACGAATGATATCCTATCGAATGATCTACTTGCAGACGGCGGGCATCAATCTGCAGCAGATTGGGTTCGAGCGGCCCATCGAGAACCACATGCGTCCATGTGTGCCGCTGATCGTGAAGACAGCCTTCGTCCTGATGTTCTGGGTGACGTCGCGGCAGTTCTTCAAGGAGAAGCGCGACCGGCGAAGGGACACCATGGCGGACATCATTGCTCCGCTGCAGATCACCGTGGGCTCGGCGGGGTCCAGCTACCTCATCAACGACGGCAAGAAGACCTCAAAGTTCCTAAAGAAGGCCGGCGATGTGATCAAAAACCTGCTGGTGCGCCTGTGGATctggctgctggtgctggtgatCTTCCTCTGCGCGATCACCGGAGAGAATATGACAGGCTTCCGCATCTGCTACATGGCCCTGTTCCTGTTCTTCTTGCTGGTCTTTCAGTCCTCGTCCAAGGCCTGGGTGAAGATCATGTACGGCTTCTGGCTGTTCCTCATTTTCTACGCCATGTCCATACTGATTCTGATCTACACATATCAATTCGACAAGTTCGATACGTACTGGAACGACTATCTTAATGTGTCCAAGACGCT ACAAAACGACATTGGCCTGAAGCGCTACCAAACGAAGGATCTTTTCCTGCACCTGGTCTCGCCCACGATCATTGTGATCCTGACTGTGATCCAAGTGCATTACTTCCACAAGCGCTTCATTGCCtcgctgcaacagcagccagcggCTGGTGCTGCCGGAGCTGGCGCCTCTGCACAGCAGAAACCCACCGAGACAACGGCCCTGGAAGCGGCGCCCTCAAAGCGTCGTGGCAGTGCCGGCTCCCTACGGCGCTCCCAGGGTCCCTCAGGCGAGGCGGCGCCCGGCGGCGCCACCACAGACTTTGAGACCTCTGTGCGGGATCTGGTGCGGATTTCCTTCCGCAAGATCAAGAACAAGTCAGAGTACATCTTCAAGAACTTCAAGGACGTCTTCTGGCGCTTCCTGGAGCTGCACATTATGAAGGCCGTCTACATCGCCGCCTTTGTGTGCAGCGTGAGCGAGGTCTGCGTCCTGCACATTGTCTTTGTGGGTTTCTGTGTGCTGGGTGCCACCTCACGGAAGGCCATCCAAGTGATAATCAGCCGCGTGATATCGTTTATTGTCACCATCATCGTCCTGTCTAAGATGATCTATCAGATTGAGTACCTTAGCCACACCCAGTACACCGTCTTCTGC TCCGACAACCGCACGGCCAACAACGCCGAGTGGGTGGGCCTCACGAAGGCTGAGAAGCTGGAGGGTGGTTTGATGAGCCTGCTGCGCACGTACATCATCTACATGGTCACTGTGACCATGCACGCCGTGATCACGTTGCGCCAGCTGCAGATGAGAGTGAAGATTGGAGCCGTGAATGCCCCGCCCACCAAGCTGCTGTTCCCCAATATCATCCGCGCCGATGCTGAGAAGGATCTAGTGGGTTTGGTCAAGTACCTCCTGAACTATGCCTTCTACAAGTTTGGCATCGAGATATCGCTGATTGCCCTGGTCTCCACCATCACGTACCGCCAGGACATTGTGGCCGTGGTCTATGCGCTCTGGCTGGTCGTCCTCTTGCTACTAAGGCGGTCGCAGTGCGCCAAGATCTGGGGAGTTTTCCAGGCCTTCTTTGCCATCTCGATATTGACGCAATATATCATCTTGGTGGGACTGCCGCCAAGCTCATGTCTGG TTTATCCCTGGGACGAGGGCGCCTTTGGGGAGAGCATCCAACGCTGGACGATGCTGCCCGGAGCCCTGCACTTCAACCATGTGCCCAAGCTGATCTTCGACTTCATCGTCCTGGTCATCCTGAACCGTCAGAAGAGCATCTTCTGCATCGAGCAGCGCTATGCCAGCAACGACGACTATCCCGGAGGCAGCAATCGCAGCGTCATCTCGGACATTGCCCAGCTGGGGAGGACGCCCTTCGACAATCCCACCCACGACTTCTGCTCGTACATCCGCAACTACTCGGACATCCTGAAGAACGGGGTGCTGTGCGGCTTCTACTGGTTCACCCTGGCCGTGGTATTCTTGGCCGGGACCAACATTGCTGATCTGCTGGCCCTGGGCTACCTCATTGGGGCGTTCGTCTTCCTCTGGCAGGGCTCCGACTTCTATCTACGGCCCATCAACACCATCATCAGTCGCTGGAAGTGGCTGCTGGCCTTCAACGTGGCTAACATCCTCATCAAGACGAGCTTCCAAATGGCCGGCTGCTTGTTCATGACGCCCCTGACCACTCACTGCTGCTGGCTGGTGCACATGCTAGGCATCACCTGCACGAGCAACGTGCTCAAGGAGCAACTGATGCTGACCGAAGAGACGGACCTTATATTGGCGCCCGGTGAATGCCCCAAGATCACGCATCAGGTGGTCCTGCTGTGGGACACGATCTGCTTTGCCTTCATCATCTTCCAGCTGCGCATCTTTAAGTCTCACTACTTCTGCCACATCATCACGGACACGAAGGCCAACAATATTCTGGCCTCCAG AGGAGCTGATATCATTGAGGGATTGCGGCAGAACCAGATTGCCCATCGCCACGGCCATGAAAAGCAGGTCCTGCTCAAGATCAAGCGGAAGATGGAGCGGATTCGGGCCACGCAGCAGAAGATGCTGCGACCCCTGGACAAGCAGACACATTTTGATG aACATGGTTATCCACTTCCTGCACCAACAGTACGCAGAAGGAAGGAAATCAAATTACATCCACATG CTACCCGGGCTGGTGACTACTACATGTTCGAGGAGATGGATGACAAGTTCGAGCTGGACTTGATACACGACGAGATTGACTTTCTGGAGGAGGAGAACATGACCGAGAGCGAGATGAAGATGCAGCGCCGCAAGACCCTCTATGAT CATCTTTTTCTGTGCATCCCTCTGCAGAAATCCAAGGATGCTCCCGGTGCCGACTTTCCCTCCACCAGTAAGGGCATATCCAAAGAGCGGGATGAAGCAAGCACGGAAATTCCGGCGGCTCCCACCCGCGATGTGGCTGATCTGCCAGTAATTCCACCGCCCCCGACCAGCTTGGGACGTGAGGCCACCTACAAGGAGACTTCGGAAAGCAAATCTAAGATGGAAGTCGACAGCGGCGAGGTGACGGCCAAGGACTCGGACGAGGACTTCGACACGAATCCCATCATCAGGCTGCTCGAGGGCTTCTTGGTCACCCTGACCATAAGACTGAACCGCTTCTCCCGCAACTACCGCTACGTCAATCGCATCTTGGCTGGCGAGAAGAAGACTCTGAAG GAATCGAGCTCCCTGAATCGTCTGGGCCTGTCGAGTGCTGCTGCCATGTTCCACTTCCTCAAGTCCAACCTCGAGAG CAATGAGAGTGGTGGCGAGCAGCCCGCCTCATCGTCCACGCCGCGGCGGCTCCTGGCCCCGGCAATCGTTACTCCACCAACTGCAACAGAACACACAACCACAAGCACCCCACTAAACACGAATACAACAACCACACCGCTATCACCACAAGATCCACCGACACCACCAACAACCAGTACACCAGTACAACAGAATCAGCCACAGAATCAGCCTCAGCACAGTCGACTCAGTGCTGTGGACGACATCATCGAACTGCCCGTAGATACCGTTGATGCAGCCATTTCTAG AAAACAATCGATCAATTCATCGCCGCCAGCCAAGGG CACGATGCTCAGTCGCAAATCGGACTGTGGCCTGCCCGAGATCCGCATTAAAGCGCCTTCCATCGAGCGCGGCGCACACTATTATAATCATCATAGTgccggcggtggcggtggctcGGGATCGCTGAGCAAGCACTGGTCCTACGAGCAGGTGGACAG CGCCGGCGACTTCAACTTGGAGGAGGAGAACTTTGCCCAGCGGGATCATCACATTATAGTGGAGGTGCTGATCTCCTCGTGGTATGCATTGCTTGCCAACACAGATCTGATTTGCTACATAGTGGTGTTCATCAATCAG GTCGTCAATGCCAGTCTCATCTCGTTGCCGCTGCCCATAATGGTCTTTCTCTGGGGCACTCTGTCACTGCCGCGTCCAACGAAAACCTTCTGGGTCACCCTTATTGCCTACACCCAGGCCATCGTTCTGATCAAGTGTATCTTCCAGTTCAAGCTAATCTGGGCGAACTATCACAACCTGCCCAACCAGCCCTTGACGGCCGCCAAGATCTTTGGCGTGGAGATGAAGACCCACTATGCAGTGTACGACTTGATGCTGTTGCTAGTGCTCTTCTTGCACCGCTATCTTCTCAAGTCGCAAGGCCTGTGGAAGTCGGGCTACAAGGACACAGATCAGCAGTTTGCCAAACCCACCGCTAGCATGTACGCCAA CAGCGATGACCGAGACGACAGCGACAACCTATCTCAACCCGACTCTCGCCAGCTGAACGATGATGTGGCCCAGAAATTGAGCCTGCAAGTGAGCCAGGCATCGTTGCCGGGCTCCCCCGAGTACAGCAAGTCGGGCATCAATCAGCTAGA ACGAACCAAGTACACCTCCTCGCTGCACAAGTTCTTCTTTAGTCTGGTGCATAAATCCCGATTGGCCACAGACGTGTATGCCCTGATGTTCCTCTGCGATTTTATAAACTTTTTTGTGCTGCTCTTTGGCTTCACAGCATTTGGA ACCCAGCAAACAGAAAGCGATGAAGGCGTGCAAACATATCTGGCGGAGAATAAAGTGCCCATACCTTTCCTGATCATGCTGCTGGTCCAGTTCCTGCTCATCGTTATCGATCGGGCGCTGTATCTGCGCAAGGCCCTGGTGAACAAGATCATTTTCCATTTCTTCTCGGTGATCGGCATACATATCTGGATGTTCTTCGTGGTGCCGGCGGTGACGGAGCGTACCTTCAACTCGCTGGCGCCACCGATCATCTTCTATGTGATCAAGTGCTTTTACATGCTGCTGAGCTCCTATCAAATCAAGTCGGGCTATCCCAAGCGCATTCTCGGCAACTTCTTCACCAAGGGCTTCTCGATGGTCAACATGATCGCCTTTAAGGTATACATGCAGATCCCGTTCCTGTACGAGCTGCGCACCATTCTCGACTGGGTCTGCATCGACAGCACCATGACCATCTTCGACTGGCTCAAGATGGAGGATATCTTCTCTAACATATATCTCATACGATGCACCAGGCAGTCGGAAACCGACTTCCCAGCCATGCGCGCCCAGAAAAAGGCTTCCATCTCGAAGCTGATTATGGGCGGCACTATTGTCCTGCTGATTGTCATATGCATCTGGGGTCCGTTGTGTCTGTTTGCCTTAGGCAATGCTGTGGGCACCTCCAATGTGCCCTTCCAGGTGTCGCTCTCCATCCGCATTGGACCGTACGACCCCATTTATACCACCAACAACTACGATAGCATTTTCGAGATCGATCCCACAATGTACTCGCAAATGACTAATGCTTATATCAAGGATAAACAGGCTCTGACCTTTATCACTGGCTACGATGCCACGGATGTGGCGGCGGTCAAGCTGGCTGGGAACTCGCCCTCCCTTTGGAATATAGCACCGCCAGATAGGCAGCGTTTGCTGAATGATTTGAGAAATA ATCATACGTTAAAGGCCCGCTTCTCCTACACCCTTACACGGAAGGCTCCGGCCAAGGGTCTGAAAGAAATTGTGGGCGATGAGCATGCCATCTCCCTCGACGAGACTTTTGAAGGACGTGCAGCTCTCATCAATATGCTTAACGAAACCCACGACTTAGAGCCAACGGGTAATGACACCAGTACCAATGGAACCTCTAGCTTTGAAGAAGTAGTAGTGCTGCCTGCCATGATACCAAAATTCATCAAGGTGCTCAACTCGGGCGATGCCGCTGTGGTCACTGTGCTGAGTCCCAAGAACGAGGAATACCGTCCTCTGGTCATCAAAATGCATCGAGACAAGGAGACAAACGGTCTGTGGTGGGAAATACGAGACTTCTGCAATGACACCTTCTACAATACCACTCTGAAGGAGTTTGCCTACAGCAACTGCACTTCCGGTATTGTGATGTATACCTTCAACGACAAGAAGTTCCCATCGACATTCAGCTTCCTCACAGCTGGCGG CATAATTGGGCTGTACACCACATTCGTGTTATTGGCCTCGCGCTTCATGAAGTCCTTCATTGGGGGACAAAATCGAAAGATTATGTTCGAGGATCTACCCTATGTAGATAGGGTATTGCAGCTGTGTCTGGATATATACCTG GTACGCGAGGCCTTAGAATTCGCCTTGGAGGAAGATCTGTTTGCCAAATTACTCTTCCTGTACCGTTCGCCCGAGACGCTCATCAAATGGACCCGTCCCAAGGAGGAGTACGTGGACGATGATGCCGACACCGACTCAATGAGCGTGCGGCGTTCagagcagctgcagcagcaccaacaacaccagcagcaacaataa